The sequence TGTTGTTGGTCTCATTATTTCCAGAGAGGAGCTGAgcgtctgtcagtgtgtgtccatCCAGAGTCCAGCTGTACTGAGGACTGTCCGCTCCCTCAGAGGAGCAGGACACCCTCATCTCTCCCTGGGACAGACACTCAGAGTCCAGCAGGACAGAGGACACAGGAGCTgagagaaacacactcacatgacTTCTTAATGTGGCCTTAAACATATTCAGTGTTTACAATGTAAATTcatatacagaaatacagactAAAATGATTCAGGAAATGCAACGCTATACTGTAGTTATGTGGCAGACTTTGAGtatttcatgtgaaatgtttgtttgcaaAGGTGAAATGTAGAAGTAGTATTTGTATAgtagtatgtgtatttgtgtgaatttACCCAGTTTAATTTTCCAAAgtcatttgtattttgaattttgaatctATAATTCAAATGATAAAGCTGTTGGTTTATTATgaataatacaaattaaattgtGAGATTAATAATAGCAAAAGTAGTTATTTACCTTGAATAGACAACTGAAGAGTCCGCTGTCCTAAATCACGTCCATTTGAATCAAAGGTTTGAAGGGTATATTCAGCACCATCAGTCCTGATCAGGTTATTTATCTTAAATGTTCCATTACTGGGAGTAAAAATGGATCTGTCCTCCATCAGATTAGACACAATCTTATCCTTTCTCCCATGaagtattgttgttgttttggtttttttccattggtatttaaatatttctgaggCGTTGTCCATCAGCTGGAGCACCACAGTTCTTCCCAGAGCTCCATAACACTGAGCTCCATCCTGCCTGCCATCACAGTGTGTTTGAACACctggaaaatagaaaaatacatttttaaaaatgttattattacaattGTGGTCATTCCATTTCTACTAAATTAATGACCGTGACAATGTTTTATGCAGGTGCAAATATTCATGtcttaaaacagaaacaactcCGTCTCTCTCAGAGCACAGTTAGCATTAGTTAGTAATGTAGCATTTAGTTAACAGTAATATTTCACTGTAGAACATTTAGATTAGTCTAGTTTTACTAAATTAACCTCAACATTCATGACAAACTcattgtgtttgctgtgttttttctacAGAACTTTATTTTGGAGATCTGAACTTTTCCAAAAGTAATAAATTACATGTTTGGGCGgaatttgtataaaatgatgctCAACACATGTTAAGTTGATTTCTCAGTGATTTATATGACGATTCCAATTAAAAAACATACTGTTAGTATAAGCATGATATAACTgagtgttttcttgtttgtttttagtttagtttttcgGAACTCTCAGTGAAGAAGAGCGTTCATCCTAAAAGTTTAAATTAATAGATTCATCTGTGGTAGATCATAACTGTAatttttactgtacatgcacatggATGTGGAATTGATATCCAGATTTGCTATTGCTCTAAGAAACAACTTTTTGTggcatattttaaaaacctgaTGGACCGAAGCAAAACTGAAACATCAGTTTCAAACTGCTGCATTTGTCAATTGTTACTTAGAACTGGATTTATAAAAGTGATCATACTTGATCCTATAGCTGCATAAAAAGTCATAGTTTCATAACATGTTATTCACATAACGTTAAATCCAATATTAATGTGTCAAATAGTGAAACAGCTCACCATGAGAGACTCCGAGCAGCATTACCAACAGTCCAACCACAGCTTCCATGTCTCCTCactgttcagcctctgttgaCCCAGTCAGCAGCTTTCAGACAAACTTCTCTACTTTACTgaatagaaaacatgaacatcctACACTGAACAGCCTGAAATACAGTCCTGTACGTGATCAGCTTCAGAGGAGAACGTGTGGAAACTTTGACCAAGCAGAGTGTTGTTTCATCTTAGAGGGGAAAAGGAAGTGGTTCTTGAGGtcacttttctttttacctCCAGCATGACAGAGGCCCTTCATATGTGTGATTCttgctttgtacttttcatttactgcctattttttacaacctaactttgtggaaaggagaaggggaacaacaagttatggagagtcccttgggagcacttcgcatgtgtcagtagctcagctttatctctggcgaacatccccaactccaggagtgatgtccaaattaggaaatgtgcatcatgtagcaggtgacTCTCCTcgctgagacctgctgatagacgtaacagtggagaagaggagagagactgagacagtgatgtaactgacctgtgcgctggtatttgacatgttttttgttttttttttcttttctgatttgGGTTGTACCTTTAAAGGACTGTCTTGCATGGTTATTTAGCTTATAGTGTTGTG comes from Thunnus maccoyii chromosome 8, fThuMac1.1, whole genome shotgun sequence and encodes:
- the LOC121902350 gene encoding T-cell surface antigen CD2-like: MEAVVGLLVMLLGVSHGVQTHCDGRQDGAQCYGALGRTVVLQLMDNASEIFKYQWKKTKTTTILHGRKDKIVSNLMEDRSIFTPSNGTFKINNLIRTDGAEYTLQTFDSNGRDLGQRTLQLSIQAPVSSVLLDSECLSQGEMRVSCSSEGADSPQYSWTLDGHTLTDAQLLSGNNETNNITLKQDVSGRLVCSVRNHVSSASKEEKISTCGFIFINCTLPDGTNISQWVFSANNTLCIDPTTTLTMITDTTEKNLPVLAGVLSALVILLMVGVAVVCSQRKKQNNKPKEEDDQELTYADVNIVQRPGRQMHQKAEMEVEYGQVKFSGRPRKTVQPKEDECVYAKYKKDGGDEKVTTT